The Daucus carota subsp. sativus chromosome 9, DH1 v3.0, whole genome shotgun sequence genome window below encodes:
- the LOC108192523 gene encoding pentatricopeptide repeat-containing protein DOT4, chloroplastic, producing MLGDFVLVSEIHCEIMKVGLDRDLMVGTALVAAYGKCGDMDCLMRVFDGMVERNVVSWNAVITSFKYGGHGRDALDIFRLMISDGVKPDGVTISSMLPVLVELNCFAAGKEVHCYSLKLSLNSDISVSTSLIDMYGKSGHPVKAYHVFNKSKSRNVVSWNAIVASYAQNGLEMEAIELVREMQANEEMPNSVTFTNVLPACARVGFLRAGKEIHARSVRTGSTDLFVSNALIDMYAKCGCLSVAQNVFDNSTRNEVSYTTLIIGYSQLNDCLKAITLFTEMGLIGMKHDSVSYMGALSACANISAAKQGKEIHGLAVRKLFHMHLFVANSLLDFYTKCGRIDLARKGFDHIPIKDVASWNTMILGYGMLGEFDTAINLFESMKEDGIKCDSVSYIAVLSVCSHGGFLEKGKQYFNEIHALDVGPNQTHYACMVDIFARAGLMEEAVKFIKSMPLEPDAKVWGSLLGACRLHENIELGSWAAEILLKLKPEQPGYYMLHSNMYAKAGRWDEADKVRKLMKSRGVKKNPGCSWI from the coding sequence ATGCTTGGGGATTTTGTTTTGGTGAGTGAGATTCATTGTGAAATTATGAAGGTGGGTCTTGATCGGGATTTGATGGTTGGAACTGCTTTGGTTGCTGCTTATGGAAAATGTGGTGATATGGATTGTTTGATGCGAGTGTTTGATGGAATGGTTGAAAGGAATGTTGTTTCTTGGAATGCGGTTATTACTAGCTTTAAGTATGGAGGACATGGTAGAGACGCTTTGGATATCTTTAGGTTGATGATTAGCGACGGTGTGAAACCAGATGGCGTCACAATATCTAGTATGCTACCTGTGTTGGTTGAGTTGAACTGTTTTGCTGCAGGGAAAGAAGTACACTGTTATAGTTTGAAACTGAGTTTAAATTCAGATATATCCGTTTCCACTTCTTTAATAGATATGTATGGCAAATCTGGGCATCCAGTTAAGGCATATCACGTGTTTAACAAAAGTAAATCTCGAAATGTTGTCTCCTGGAATGCCATTGTCGCGAGCTATGCTCAAAATGGGCTTGAGATGGAGGCAATAGAACTTGTGAGAGAAATGCAGGCTAATGAAGAAATGCCCAACTCTGTTACCTTTACAAACGTTCTTCCTGCCTGTGCACGAGTGGGGTTTCTTCGTGCAGGAAAAGAGATTCATGCTAGGTCAGTTAGAACAGGTTCTACTGATCTGTTTGTTTCAAATGCTTTGATAGACATGTACGCCAAATGTGGGTGCCTTAGTGTAGCACAAAATGTTTTTGACAACTCTACTAGAAATGAAGTCTCATATACTACTTTAATTATAGGTTATTCTCAGTTAAATGATTGCTTGAAAGCAATAACGTTATTCACGGAAATGGGGTTGATAGGGATGAAGCATGATAGTGTGTCCTATATGGGGGCTCTCTCAGCTTGTGCAAACATTTCTGCTGCTAAACAAGGAAAGGAGATTCATGGTTTAGCCGTAAGAAAGCTGTTTCATATGCATTTGTTTGTAGCCAACTCACTTCTCGACTTTTACACCAAATGTGGAAGAATTGATCTTGCTCGAAAGGGTTTCGATCATATTCCTATCAAGGATGTAGCCTCATGGAATACAATGATTTTAGGGTATGGGATGCTGGGTGAATTTGATACTGCAATTAATCTTTTTGAGAGCATGAAAGAAGATGGCATCAAATGTGATTCAGTTTCTTATATTGCAGTTCTATCTGTTTGTAGTCATGGAGGGTTTTTGGAGAAAGGCAAACAGTATTTTAACGAGATCCATGCTCTGGATGTCGGACCAAACCAAACACACTATGCTTGTATGGTTGATATTTTTGCTCGAGCTGGCCTAATGGAAGAGgcagtaaagtttataaagagCATGCCACTGGAACCAGATGCAAAAGTCTGGGGTTCTCTGCTTGGGGCATGCCGACTCCATGAAAATATTGAGTTGGGATCCTGGGCTGCGGAGATTTTACTCAAGCTAAAACCGGAGCAACCCGGATATTACATGCTCCACTCAAACATGTATGCAAAAGCAGGGAGATGGGATGAGGCAGATAAAGTGAGAAAACTAATGAAATCAAGGGGAGTGAAGAAAAATCCGGGCTGCAGTTGGATTTGA
- the LOC108192702 gene encoding pentatricopeptide repeat-containing protein At4g14170 translates to MLYHARSLFLPSKSLLKFRPNTYTHFHTQPHFVSSNILPICSSTLSLAQTKQAHALALLSGLLPHSVSVSASLILQYAKFNSPRAFKLLFDHTVGHCRTAFLWNTLIRAYNIVGNNGVVGFDCNVLGVYNLMIRSGVVPDDHTFPFVLKMCYDYRESWKGREVHGVVFKLGFDLDVYVGNTLLLFYGRCGGLRDVERVFDEMLERDVVSWNTVIGVFSGSGLYEKAVMGFREMNLRALCKGNSVTFVSVLPVCGLLGDFVLASQIHCDVVKVGLDRDLMVGNALVDAYGKCGDIDCLMRVFDGMVERNVVSWNAIITSFTYGGHDRDALDIFRLMISEGVKPDGVTISSMLPVLVELNCFAAGKEVHCYSVKLCLNSDIFVANSLIDMYAKSGHPVKAYHVFNKSKSRNVVSWNAIVASYAQNGLEMDAIELVREMQANEEIPNSVTFTNVLPACARVGFLRAGKEIHARSVRTGSSTDLFVSNALIDMYAKCGCLSVAQNVFDNSIRDEVSYNTLIIGYSQLSDCLKAITLFTEMGLIGMKHDSVSYMGALSACANISAAKQGKEIHGLAVRKLFHMHLFVANSLLDFYTKCGRIDLARKVFDHIPIKDVASWNTMILGYGMLGEFDTAINLFEIMKEDGIKCDSVSYIAVLSACSHGGFVEKGKQYFNEIYALGIGPNQTHYACMVDILARAGLMEEAVKFIKSMPLEPDANVWGSLLGACRLHENIELGSWAAENLLKLKPEQPGYYILHSNMYAKAGRWDEADNVRKLMKSRGVKKNPGCSWI, encoded by the coding sequence ATGTTGTATCATGCTCGCTCTCTCTTCTTGCCTTcaaaatctcttttaaaatttagaCCAAACACTTATACTCACTTTCACACTCAACCTCATTTCGTCTCATCAAACATTCTCCCAATCTGTTCTTCCACACTTTCACTTGCACAAACAAAACAAGCCCACGCTTTGGCTCTTCTCAGCGGCTTACTTCCCCACAGTGTATCTGTTTCTGCATCGCTCATTCTCCAGTATGCAAAATTCAACAGCCCCCGAGCTTTCAAGCTTTTGTTTGATCACACTGTGGGCCATTGTCGAACGGCATTCTTGTGGAACACTCTGATTCGTGCTTATAATATTGTTGGCAATAATGGGGTGGTGGGTTTTGATTGTAATGTGCTGGGGGTGTATAATTTGATGATTCGAAGTGGGGTTGTGCCGGATGATCATACGTTTCCGTTTGTGCTTAAGATGTGTTATGATTATAGGGAGAGTTGGAAGGGGAGGGAGGTTCATGGGGTGGTGTTTAAGTTGGGGTTTGATTTGGATGTTTATGTGGGGAATACCCTTTTGTTGTTTTATGGGAGGTGTGGGGGGTTGAGAGATGTGGAGagggtgtttgatgaaatgctaGAGAGAGATGTTGTTTCGTGGAATACTGTTATTGGGGTGTTTTCGGGCAGTGGGTTGTATGAGAAGGCGGTTATGGGGTTTCGTGAGATGAATTTGAGGGCTTTGTGTAAGGGGAATTCGGTTACGTTTGTGAGTGTGTTGCCTGTTTGCGGTTTGCTTGGGGATTTTGTGTTGGCGAGTCAGATTCATTGTGATGTTGTGAAGGTGGGTTTGGATCGGGATTTGATGGTTGGAAATGCTTTGGTTGATGCTTATGGAAAATGTGGTGATATAGATTGTTTGATGCGAGTGTTTGATGGAATGGTAGAAAGGAATGTGGTTTCTTGGAATGCGATTATTACTAGTTTCACATATGGAGGACATGATAGAGATGCGTTGGATATCTTTAGGTTGATGATCAGCGAGGGTGTGAAACCAGATGGTGTGACGATATCTAGTATGCTACCTGTGTTGGTTGAATTGAATTGTTTTGCTGCAGGGAAAGAAGTACACTGTTATAGTGTGAAACTGTGTTTAAATTCAGATATATTCGTTGCCAATTCGTTAATAGACATGTATGCAAAATCTGGGCATCCAGTTAAGGCGTATCATGTGTTCAACAAGAGTAAATCTCGAAATGTTGTCTCCTGGAATGCCATTGTCGCGAGCTATGCTCAAAATGGGCTTGAGATGGATGCAATAGAACTTGTGAGAGAAATGCAGGCTAATGAAGAAATCCCCAACTCTGTTACCTTTACAAACGTTCTTCCTGCCTGTGCACGAGTGGGGTTTCTTCGTGCAGGAAAAGAGATTCATGCTAGGTCAGTTAGAACAGGGTCTTCTACTGATCTCTTTGTTTCAAATGCTTTGATAGACATGTACGCCAAATGTGGGTGCCTTAGTGTAGCACAAAATGTTTTTGACAACTCTATTAGAGATGAAGTATCATATAATACTTTAATCATAGGTTATTCTCAGTTAAGTGATTGCTTGAAAGCAATAACGTTATTCACCGAAATGGGGTTGATAGGGATGAAGCATGATAGTGTGTCCTATATGGGGGCTCTCTCAGCTTGTGCAAACATTTCTGCCGCTAAACAAGGAAAGGAGATTCATGGTTTAGCCGTAAGAAAGCTGTTTCATATGCATTTGTTTGTAGCCAACTCACTTCTCGACTTTTACACCAAATGTGGAAGAATTGATCTTGCTCGAAAGGTTTTCGATCATATTCCTATCAAGGATGTAGCCTCATGGAATACAATGATTTTAGGGTATGGGATGCTAGGTGAATTTGATACTGCAATTAATCTTTTTGAGATCATGAAAGAAGATGGCATCAAATGTGATTCAGTTTCTTATATTGCAGTATTATCTGCTTGTAGTCATGGAGGGTTCGTGGAGAAAGGCAAACAGTATTTTAACGAGATCTATGCTCTGGGTATCGGACCAAACCAAACGCACTATGCTTGTATGGTTGATATTCTTGCTCGAGCTGGCCTAATGGAAGAGGCAGTAAAGTTCATAAAGAGCATGCCACTGGAACCAGATGCAAATGTCTGGGGTTCTCTGCTTGGGGCATGCCGACTCCATGAAAATATCGAGTTGGGATCCTGGGCTGCAGAGAATTTACTCAAGCTAAAACCGGAGCAACCAGGATATTACATACTCCATTCAAACATGTATGCAAAAGCAGGGAGATGGGATGAGGCAGATAATGTCAGAAAACTAATGAAATCGAGGGGAGTGAAGAAAAATCCGGGCTGTAGTTGGATATGA
- the LOC108192563 gene encoding uncharacterized protein LOC108192563, which yields MAQPRKSFLPLFILSISLFSLIIFSLYPSSPQSLPSKSFHSHLINPTQSFTLTIKLLTFNRLHSLSRCLTSLSSAHYDSNRVNLHIYIDHFANGSPDLDQKLNGSHQILDFVDGFVWKFGDKIVHYRTENVGLQAQWLESWWPSDDNEFAFVVEDDLEVSPLYYKFLKGLILEYYYNESNYSPWIYGASLQRPRFVPGKHGNKIQLDGGTRLFLYQLVGTWGQLLFPRPWKEFRLWYDIHKNKGIKPYLEGMVTTGWYKKLGEKIWTPWFIKFIHARGYFNIYTNFLGDRALSVSHRDAGVNYGKSAGPDSYLLDESSLDFNLLEMQPLSNLRWYDFCFQEVLPGRVVKHINEFGSVLNSVHKSKTIIFVSLYETSEELIRNLICHFERLNTLNYIFMGPESSLLHDLARRGHPVIDADKFFDNTRAPNARSIPVSELELVKDTYVKSYVIKKSLELGYNSWLVVGYIVPYSSESFVDSYTRTCDFFMSKDKSAFFARSSSSAHKIWVDQVIANLEKMSNRDDSLARDGRRFMYVLDKVLENKITEFDFGVDINANAVEKNVFWFPQMGLDIVQKKLQNLSLWLVDDNLSCNAVICHSN from the exons ATGGCACAACCCAGAAAAAGCTTCCTCCCCCTCTTCAtcctctcaatctctctcttctctctcatcATCTTCTCTCTCTACCCTTCTTCTCCCCAATCTCTCCCTTCCAAATCCTTCCACTCCCACCTCATAAATCCCACCCAGTCTTTCACCCTCACCATCAAACTCCTCACTTTCAATCGCCTccactctctctctcgctgCCTCACCTCTCTCTCCTCTGCTCACTACGACTCCAACAGAGTCAATCTACACATCTACATTGACCATTTCGCAAATGGGTCGCCAGATTTGGATCAAAAGCTAAATGGGTCGCatcaaattttggattttgttGATGGGTTTGTGTGGAAATTTGGGGACAAGATTGTGCATTATAGGACTGAGAATGTGGGTTTACAAGCTCAGTGGTTGGAATCTTGGTGGCCTAGTGATGATAATGAGTTTGCTTTCGTTGTCGAAGATGATCTGGAGGTCTCGCCTTTGTATTATAAGTTTTTGaagggtttgattcttgagTATTATTATAATGAGTCTAATTATAGTCCATGGATTTACGGGGCTTCTTTGCAGCGACCCAGGTTTGTTCCAG GTAAACATGGAAATAAAATTCAATTGGATGGGGGAACACGCCTTTTCTTGTATCAGCTGGTGGGTACCTGGGGACAGCTTCTGTTTCCAAGGCCCTGGAAAGAGTTCCGTCTGTGGTACGATATCCACAAGAATAAGGGAATCAAACCATATCTTGAGGGTATG GTGACGACAGGATGGTATAAAAAGTTGGGAGAGAAAATATGGACTCCTtggtttatcaaatttattcatGCTCGTggttatttcaatatatatacaaactttTTGGGTGACAGAGCACTCAGTGTATCTCACAGGGATGCTGGAGTCAATTATGGGAAATCAGCAGGGCCAGATTCCTATTTACTTGATGAAAGTTCTCTGGACTTCAATCTCCTTGAAATGCAGCCTTTGAGTAATCTGAGGTGGTATGATTTCTGTTTCCAAGAAGTTCTTCCTGGTAGAGTTGTCAAACATATCAATGAATTTGGCTCTGTTCTCAACTCTGTGCACAAATCTAAAACCATTATTTTTGTGAGCCTATATGAAACATCGGAGGAACTTATTAGAAATTTGATCTGCCACTTTGAACGATTAAATACCTTGAACTACATCTTTATGGGTCCAGAATCTAGTTTGTTGCATGATCTTGCAAGAAGGGGGCATCCTGTTATTGATGCAGACAAATTTTTTGATAACACCAGAGCTCCCAATGCAAGAAGTATTCCAGTATCTGAGTTGGAGCTAGTGAAGGATACTTACGTAAAGTCTTACGTGATTAAAAAATCCTTGGAGCTCGGGTATAATTCCTGGTTGGTGGTGGGATACATAGTTCCCTATAGCAGTGAGTCATTTGTCGATTCTTACACTCGGACTTGTGACTTTTTTATGAGCAAAGACAAAAGTGCTTTCTTTGCCCGAAGTTCATCTTCAGCGCATAAAATCTGGGTTGATCAAGTTATAGCCAATCTTGAAAAAATGTCAAATAGAGATGATTCCCTTGCAAGGGATGGCAGACGATTCATGTATGTTCTGGATAAAGTACTGGAGAACAAGATTACCGAATTTGATTTTGGTGTAGACATCAATGCCAATGCTGTTGAAAAGAATGTGTTTTGGTTTCCGCAAATGGGTTTGGATATAGTTCAGAAGAAACTTCAAAATCTGAGTTTGTGGCTAGTTGATGACAATCTATCTTGCAATGCAGTAATCTGTCATAGCAATTAG